The following are from one region of the Paenibacillus sabinae T27 genome:
- a CDS encoding YlzJ-like family protein, producing the protein MILYSVISADQVWEGAIQAPPSMLEVTVQGILMQVEPLSEGRARIVRLLNCPLGRYLEPGLAPGQIISFPSGG; encoded by the coding sequence ATGATCTTGTACTCCGTTATATCCGCGGATCAGGTATGGGAAGGGGCAATACAGGCGCCTCCTTCCATGCTTGAAGTCACTGTACAGGGCATTCTAATGCAGGTGGAACCGCTGAGCGAAGGAAGAGCCCGAATCGTAAGACTGCTGAACTGTCCGCTTGGCCGCTATCTGGAACCCGGTCTTGCGCCGGGTCAAATCATTTCATTTCCGTCCGGGGGCTGA
- the dapA gene encoding 4-hydroxy-tetrahydrodipicolinate synthase has product MDFGRLITAMVTPYDKEGEIDWDAASRLVDYLIEEQKSEGLVVCGTTGESPTLSDEEKLQMFSFVLEKAAGRCKVIAGTGSYNTKHTIELTQKAEKIGVDGALLVVPYYNKPNQEGLYRHFSAIAAETSLPLILYNVPSRTGICMSADTTIRLSKIPNIVATKECASLDHVALIAAGCPDDFLVYSGDDSSALPALAVGGHGIISVASHLEGARMAEMISAYLSGDVQHAGKVHRELFPIFKGLFECPQPLPNPSAVKYALELRGINVGSVRLPLTPPNEAEAEFIRKLVL; this is encoded by the coding sequence GTGGATTTTGGAAGACTAATAACAGCTATGGTAACTCCTTACGACAAGGAGGGGGAGATCGACTGGGACGCCGCATCGCGTTTGGTCGACTACCTGATAGAAGAGCAGAAGTCGGAGGGGCTCGTCGTCTGTGGAACAACGGGAGAATCGCCTACACTGAGCGATGAAGAGAAGCTGCAAATGTTTTCCTTTGTCTTGGAAAAAGCTGCAGGGCGCTGTAAGGTTATTGCCGGAACAGGCTCCTATAACACAAAGCACACGATCGAGCTCACGCAAAAAGCGGAGAAAATCGGCGTCGACGGCGCGCTTTTGGTCGTTCCTTACTATAACAAGCCGAATCAGGAGGGGCTGTACCGCCATTTCTCGGCGATTGCGGCAGAGACCAGCCTTCCGCTTATTTTGTACAATGTTCCGAGCCGAACGGGAATCTGTATGAGCGCAGATACGACGATCAGGCTCTCGAAAATCCCGAATATTGTAGCGACGAAGGAGTGTGCGTCGCTGGATCATGTCGCCTTGATCGCGGCCGGATGTCCGGATGATTTCCTTGTCTACTCCGGAGACGATTCTTCGGCGCTTCCGGCTTTGGCTGTTGGCGGACACGGAATTATCAGCGTGGCAAGCCATCTCGAAGGGGCAAGAATGGCCGAGATGATTTCAGCTTACCTTTCAGGGGACGTGCAGCACGCCGGAAAGGTTCATCGTGAGCTGTTCCCGATTTTTAAAGGATTGTTTGAATGTCCGCAGCCGCTGCCGAATCCGTCCGCCGTCAAATACGCGCTGGAGCTTCGTGGAATCAACGTCGGCTCGGTCCGCCTGCCTTTGACCCCCCCGAACGAGGCGGAAGCGGAATTTATCAGAAAGTTGGTATTGTAG
- a CDS encoding ribonuclease J, whose product MSKKNNNDKLMIFALGGVGEIGKNMYVVQYGSDIVVVDSGLKFPEEDMLGIDIVIPDISYLTENRDKVRGIVLTHGHEDHIGGLPYVLKHLNVPVYGTKLTLGLVENKLKEANLLGETKRILINEDSEIKLGSSLVVTFFRTNHSIPDSVGVCVETPEGNVVHTGDFKFDHTPVNGQFANLHRMAEIGQRGVLALLSDSTNAEKPGFTPSEKNVGIVLEDIFRKAEQRVVVATFASNVHRIQQVVNAAEQTGRKITVIGRSMVNVVSIASELGYLNMPDGMLIEPEEMNRMAANRVVVLCTGSQGEPMSALTRMARSSHRKVDILPGDTVIIAATPVPGNEKYIGRTIDELFRLGADVIYSGSNSGVHVSGHGSQEELKLMLNLMKPKFFIPIHGEYRMQRRHALLAQSVGVDPDNIFITELGEVVEIQGGQARKAGKVTSGNVLIDGLGVGDVGNIVLRDRKLLSQDGILVVVVTLSKQNGAIVSGPDIISRGFVYVRESEGLLDEANRIVSSTLQRLMSEKVNEWASLKTSVKDALGRFLYEQTRRRPMILPIIMEV is encoded by the coding sequence TTGTCCAAAAAAAACAACAATGATAAACTGATGATTTTCGCATTGGGCGGAGTCGGGGAAATCGGGAAGAACATGTACGTGGTACAATACGGCAGCGACATTGTCGTCGTGGACTCGGGACTGAAGTTCCCTGAAGAGGATATGCTCGGTATTGATATCGTTATTCCGGATATTTCCTATTTGACGGAGAATCGCGACAAGGTAAGAGGCATTGTGCTTACGCACGGCCACGAGGACCATATCGGCGGATTGCCTTATGTCCTCAAGCATTTGAACGTTCCGGTGTACGGAACGAAGCTGACGCTCGGTCTGGTGGAGAACAAGCTGAAGGAAGCGAACCTGCTCGGCGAAACGAAGCGCATTCTGATCAACGAAGATTCGGAGATCAAGCTAGGCAGCTCGCTGGTCGTAACTTTCTTCAGAACGAATCACAGCATTCCCGATTCTGTCGGCGTGTGTGTAGAGACTCCGGAAGGCAACGTGGTTCATACGGGCGACTTCAAGTTTGACCATACCCCAGTCAATGGTCAATTTGCGAATTTGCACCGGATGGCCGAAATCGGACAGCGGGGAGTGCTTGCGCTCTTGTCCGACAGCACCAACGCCGAGAAACCGGGCTTTACTCCATCGGAGAAAAATGTCGGGATTGTGCTCGAAGATATTTTCCGCAAAGCCGAACAGCGCGTAGTGGTGGCGACATTCGCCTCCAACGTGCACCGTATTCAACAGGTCGTCAATGCTGCAGAGCAGACCGGCCGCAAAATTACCGTAATCGGCCGAAGCATGGTTAACGTTGTATCGATCGCTTCCGAGCTTGGCTACCTGAACATGCCCGACGGCATGCTGATCGAACCGGAAGAAATGAACCGGATGGCGGCCAACCGGGTTGTCGTGCTCTGCACGGGCAGCCAAGGCGAACCGATGTCGGCGCTCACCCGCATGGCGCGCTCCAGCCACCGCAAAGTGGACATTCTGCCCGGCGACACCGTTATCATCGCGGCAACTCCGGTCCCTGGCAATGAGAAGTATATCGGCCGCACAATTGACGAACTGTTCCGCCTGGGAGCGGACGTTATTTACAGCGGTTCGAATTCCGGCGTGCACGTATCGGGACACGGCAGCCAGGAAGAGCTGAAGCTGATGCTCAACCTGATGAAGCCGAAATTCTTCATTCCGATTCACGGCGAATACCGCATGCAACGCAGACACGCTCTGCTGGCGCAGTCCGTTGGCGTTGACCCGGACAACATCTTCATCACGGAGCTTGGCGAAGTGGTTGAGATTCAAGGCGGCCAGGCCCGCAAAGCCGGCAAGGTCACTTCCGGCAATGTGCTGATCGACGGCCTGGGTGTCGGCGATGTAGGCAATATCGTTCTTCGCGATCGCAAGCTGCTGTCGCAGGACGGCATTCTCGTTGTCGTCGTCACGCTGAGCAAGCAGAACGGCGCCATCGTCTCGGGACCTGACATCATTTCGCGCGGCTTCGTGTATGTTCGCGAATCGGAAGGTCTGCTTGACGAAGCCAACCGGATTGTCTCCAGCACCCTGCAGCGCCTGATGAGCGAGAAGGTCAATGAATGGGCTTCGCTCAAGACAAGCGTCAAGGATGCACTTGGACGTTTCCTGTATGAGCAAACCCGCCGCAGACCGATGATCCTGCCGATCATCATGGAAGTCTAA
- the sleB gene encoding spore cortex-lytic enzyme produces MKNQKLWIIAVLSLTLASVPLIEHFSGGKSSAPQPQNSAASSSSDTGAYDEALPAFGTTPLKYGASGPDVYELQGRLKHLGYFSDKIDSQFGYDTLNAVKWFQWKFGMKADGVVGAKTKLKLYNATKNWRPTEPSAGVKTAKTTNKGKAKAELASGNTMGLSENDLKIMANAVYGESRGEPFEGQVAVAAVILNRTKSPSFPNTPSGVIFQPGAFTAVADGQIYLTPNVQARKAVQQALNGWDPTGGCLYYFNPKTATSKWIWTRPQVKTIGEHIFCM; encoded by the coding sequence ATGAAGAATCAGAAGCTATGGATCATTGCCGTACTATCCCTTACGCTTGCGTCCGTCCCGCTGATCGAACATTTCTCGGGGGGGAAATCGTCAGCACCACAGCCGCAGAATTCTGCAGCAAGTTCTTCGTCCGATACCGGGGCCTATGACGAGGCGCTGCCCGCTTTTGGCACCACGCCCTTGAAATACGGCGCTTCGGGGCCGGATGTGTACGAGCTGCAGGGGCGATTGAAGCACCTGGGCTATTTTTCGGACAAAATAGATAGTCAATTCGGCTACGATACCTTGAATGCCGTCAAATGGTTTCAGTGGAAGTTCGGAATGAAGGCGGACGGTGTTGTCGGGGCCAAGACGAAGCTCAAGCTTTACAACGCGACCAAGAACTGGCGTCCTACGGAACCTTCCGCCGGAGTAAAAACCGCTAAAACTACAAACAAAGGCAAGGCTAAAGCGGAGCTGGCATCCGGGAATACGATGGGTCTGTCGGAGAATGATCTCAAGATTATGGCGAACGCCGTTTACGGGGAATCCCGGGGCGAGCCGTTTGAAGGCCAGGTGGCCGTCGCAGCCGTCATTTTGAACCGGACGAAATCGCCGAGCTTTCCGAACACGCCTTCCGGCGTAATTTTCCAGCCAGGAGCATTTACCGCTGTTGCCGACGGACAAATTTATCTGACGCCGAATGTGCAGGCGCGCAAAGCGGTTCAGCAGGCGCTGAACGGCTGGGACCCGACGGGCGGCTGTCTGTATTACTTCAATCCGAAGACGGCTACCTCCAAATGGATTTGGACGCGTCCGCAGGTGAAGACGATCGGCGAGCATATATTTTGCATGTAA
- a CDS encoding ClpP family protease yields MESFEPVKITNFNEEQAPAGEEPGHEQTQQAAGTVGMVKEFGQTAAPVVEPEIFCITIIGQIEGHIVMPPHNKTTKYEHIIPQLVAAEQSKTVKGVLIILNTVGGDVEAGLAIAEMIASLSKPTVTVVVGGGHSIGVPIAVSSSYSIIAESATMTIHPIRMNGLVIGVPQTFEYMEKMQERVVRFVTSHSRISVDCFKDLMFKTGELNRDIGTAVGGSDAVKFGLMDEVGGIGTAMAKLNELIALKGAPADTGGLTQ; encoded by the coding sequence ATGGAGAGCTTTGAACCTGTCAAGATAACAAACTTTAACGAAGAGCAGGCTCCTGCGGGAGAGGAGCCGGGCCACGAACAGACCCAGCAGGCTGCGGGTACGGTCGGCATGGTGAAAGAGTTCGGACAAACGGCTGCTCCGGTGGTCGAGCCGGAAATTTTTTGCATAACGATTATCGGACAGATTGAAGGGCATATCGTCATGCCCCCTCACAACAAAACAACCAAATATGAACACATTATCCCTCAATTGGTCGCTGCCGAGCAGAGCAAGACGGTTAAGGGTGTGCTTATTATTTTGAATACGGTGGGCGGAGATGTGGAAGCGGGGCTCGCCATTGCCGAAATGATCGCGTCTCTGTCGAAGCCGACCGTAACGGTTGTCGTCGGAGGAGGCCACAGCATCGGTGTGCCCATCGCCGTTTCGTCCAGCTATTCGATCATAGCGGAAAGCGCAACGATGACGATCCATCCGATTCGGATGAACGGCCTTGTGATCGGTGTGCCGCAGACATTTGAGTACATGGAGAAAATGCAGGAGCGCGTTGTCCGGTTCGTAACGTCCCATTCCCGGATATCCGTCGATTGCTTCAAGGATTTGATGTTCAAGACAGGCGAGCTTAACCGGGACATCGGAACGGCGGTCGGGGGCAGCGATGCCGTTAAGTTCGGCCTGATGGACGAAGTGGGCGGAATTGGAACCGCCATGGCGAAATTAAACGAGCTGATCGCGCTTAAAGGCGCGCCTGCTGATACGGGAGGGTTGACCCAATGA
- a CDS encoding DNA translocase FtsK: MAKRKRRKKKKALLGSVLKYEIYGILLITFSVIALSGEAAVGRSLSSLAGYLLGRFYFVLPLVGIYYGLMVMIYRKWPSNWNSRHSGVLLLVLSMCLMSSISAMEQKLGPLSMLDPGNVLSQTRKDLAGALLPSANGTSVYMLGKDISGGYVGGLEFAFLLWLFGTLGAKLLMIVMLAISFMLVTNLSYIELFGLLRNRAVKLAEGIRLRAASRPQAMPVSNRSGDRAKLRSQSSQDDDDEDDEEETSLPNRKKPQFFDKLIKRKSPGSGSEASMATDEEHGKKPDWDNVPIISGVNSRSDWSDSGEDNDFDFDSEELEPATPIIRDFFEHIRSEGLSDEDREEWGEFSPAARSSMKPAPASGITSETEDGVPAENTGIAPTEAASGGLNETGEELPVVEAPKPVPPPKPYKLPPFRLLSKPNNGGKAGDQNDYMQTARKLEATLESFGVRAKVLEVVRGPAVTRYEIQPDIGVKVSRIVNLTDDIALALAAKDIRMEAPIPGKSAIGIEVPNPEVSLVTMREVMETQIFQEADARLTIAFGRDISGQTIIGNLAKMPHLLVAGATGSGKSVCINGIITSILYKAKPDEVKFLMVDPKMVELNVYNGIPHLMAPVVTDPKRASLALKKIVVEMEKRYELFSKSGTRNVEGYNQLMKDNPAAVLPYIVVIVDELADLMMVAAGDVEDAICRLAQMARAAGIHLIIATQRPSVDVITGVIKANIPSRIAFGVSSQVDSRTILDMAGAEKLLGRGDMLFMPMGSSKPIRVQGAFMSDAEVEAIVHYVSSQGEAEYDESIVPEVDDTAAEAEEPQDELYEQAVQIVLEAKQASVSLLQRRMRVGYTRAARLIDSMEARGVIGPYEGSKPREVLISLEQYQQNRISS, from the coding sequence GTGGCGAAACGGAAAAGACGGAAAAAAAAGAAGGCGCTGCTGGGCAGCGTTTTAAAATATGAAATCTACGGCATTCTCCTGATTACCTTCTCGGTTATTGCATTATCCGGCGAGGCGGCAGTAGGACGCTCGTTATCGAGTTTGGCCGGTTACCTGCTTGGCCGGTTCTATTTCGTTTTGCCTCTAGTCGGCATTTATTACGGATTAATGGTGATGATTTACCGGAAGTGGCCTTCGAACTGGAACAGCCGACACAGCGGCGTACTGCTGCTGGTGCTTTCGATGTGCCTGATGAGCAGCATCTCCGCCATGGAGCAGAAGCTTGGACCGCTGTCCATGCTCGATCCCGGCAATGTGCTGTCCCAGACCCGGAAGGATCTCGCCGGCGCTTTGTTACCCTCCGCAAACGGTACCAGCGTATACATGCTGGGCAAAGATATCAGCGGCGGTTATGTCGGCGGTCTGGAATTCGCATTTTTGCTGTGGCTGTTCGGAACGCTTGGTGCCAAGCTGCTCATGATCGTCATGCTGGCGATCAGCTTTATGCTGGTGACGAACCTCTCCTACATCGAGCTGTTCGGCTTGCTTAGAAACCGGGCCGTCAAGCTTGCTGAGGGCATCCGCCTCCGCGCTGCAAGCCGCCCGCAGGCGATGCCGGTATCGAACCGGAGCGGAGACAGGGCGAAGCTCCGTTCACAATCCTCACAAGATGACGATGACGAAGATGATGAGGAAGAAACCTCTCTCCCTAATCGAAAGAAGCCGCAATTCTTCGATAAGCTGATCAAACGAAAATCTCCGGGTTCCGGATCGGAAGCTTCTATGGCGACTGACGAAGAACACGGGAAGAAGCCGGATTGGGACAATGTTCCGATTATTTCGGGCGTGAACTCTCGTTCGGATTGGTCCGATTCGGGTGAGGACAACGATTTTGATTTCGACAGTGAAGAGCTGGAGCCTGCAACTCCCATCATTCGCGATTTCTTCGAGCATATCCGCTCGGAAGGCTTAAGCGACGAGGATCGGGAGGAGTGGGGAGAGTTCTCGCCGGCTGCGCGCAGCAGCATGAAGCCGGCCCCCGCCTCCGGTATTACGAGTGAGACGGAGGATGGAGTCCCTGCTGAGAATACCGGCATAGCGCCGACGGAAGCTGCTTCAGGCGGCTTGAACGAGACGGGCGAAGAATTGCCCGTAGTCGAGGCGCCTAAGCCTGTACCGCCGCCTAAGCCGTACAAGCTTCCGCCTTTCCGTCTGCTGTCCAAGCCTAACAACGGGGGCAAAGCCGGGGATCAGAATGATTACATGCAGACGGCCCGCAAGCTGGAGGCTACTCTGGAAAGCTTCGGCGTTCGGGCGAAGGTGCTGGAGGTTGTCCGGGGCCCGGCGGTTACCCGGTACGAGATTCAGCCCGATATCGGCGTGAAGGTCAGCCGGATCGTCAATTTGACCGACGATATCGCTTTGGCGCTGGCCGCCAAGGATATCCGGATGGAAGCGCCGATCCCCGGCAAATCGGCGATCGGCATCGAGGTGCCGAATCCGGAAGTATCGCTGGTTACGATGAGAGAAGTCATGGAAACGCAAATTTTCCAGGAAGCCGACGCCAGGCTGACCATTGCCTTCGGCAGGGATATTTCCGGGCAGACCATCATCGGCAACCTTGCCAAGATGCCCCATTTGCTTGTTGCCGGAGCGACCGGATCGGGCAAATCGGTCTGCATTAACGGCATTATTACAAGCATTCTGTACAAGGCCAAGCCGGACGAGGTCAAATTCTTAATGGTTGACCCCAAGATGGTTGAGCTTAATGTGTACAACGGCATTCCCCATTTAATGGCTCCCGTAGTAACAGACCCGAAACGCGCCAGCCTGGCGCTTAAGAAGATCGTGGTTGAGATGGAGAAACGGTACGAGCTGTTCTCCAAATCCGGGACGCGGAATGTTGAAGGCTATAACCAGCTTATGAAGGATAATCCGGCGGCTGTCCTGCCGTATATCGTCGTTATTGTGGACGAGCTTGCCGACCTGATGATGGTTGCCGCAGGCGATGTGGAGGACGCCATTTGCCGTCTGGCGCAGATGGCACGGGCGGCCGGTATCCATTTGATTATCGCCACTCAGCGCCCTTCGGTAGACGTCATTACCGGCGTCATCAAGGCGAATATTCCTTCGCGGATCGCCTTTGGCGTATCGTCTCAGGTGGATTCGCGGACGATTCTGGACATGGCGGGAGCAGAGAAGCTGCTGGGCCGCGGCGATATGCTCTTTATGCCGATGGGCTCATCGAAGCCGATTCGTGTTCAGGGGGCTTTCATGAGCGATGCCGAGGTGGAAGCGATCGTCCACTACGTCAGCAGCCAAGGAGAAGCGGAGTATGACGAGTCCATCGTCCCTGAAGTGGATGATACGGCGGCGGAAGCTGAGGAGCCGCAGGACGAGCTGTACGAGCAGGCGGTGCAGATCGTGCTGGAGGCCAAGCAGGCGTCGGTATCGCTGCTCCAGCGCCGGATGCGCGTCGGGTACACCCGCGCCGCAAGGCTGATCGACTCAATGGAAGCCAGAGGCGTGATCGGACCATATGAGGGCAGCAAGCCGCGTGAGGTGCTGATTTCGCTGGAGCAGTACCAGCAGAACCGGATCAGTTCATAG